In Brassica napus cultivar Da-Ae chromosome C2, Da-Ae, whole genome shotgun sequence, the sequence TGGCGTGATGCAGCCTGACGCTGGCGATTCTGTTTGTAAATGGAGTCCTTCTGGTTTCCTCGATGACCATGTCGATATCTGGGGCAGAGCTCGTTGCCATATGCACAATCGCATGTATCCTTTTGACCTCGGCATCGTTCCTATCAATATAATTCTGAAACGCTCTGATTTGATTCGGGATCCCTAGGTCTTCCCTTTGGAGATCGATATTGACGGAAGTCATGCCTCCGAGCTTGTTCTGTTGAGTTATCGAATCCCGCTTGGTGGAAGGTCCTTGTGGCAGATGGATTTCGATTTTTGGGGATCGAATGGTTCGACGGTGGGATTCGTGTTCTTGGTTCTCCCTGTCTTTCTGTTGATCTGTTCTTGAATTGGATCAGAGTGCTTCGTGGGCGCTGAAGCCCGGTATCGATTTCGTCCAATCCACTGTAGCTTAAGCTTCGGTGGGTCATGCCCTGCGGCGGGGGTCGTTGTGAGTTTTCTCTCGTGTAGCGTCCGGATCGGATGCTTGGGATCTCTGGAGTACCGAACAGACCGGTGCTTTGGGGGTTCGACGTCGCTCTTAACGGATCGAGGGACGTTTGATTTCTTGCTCGAATGTTTGCAGCTCGATGCTCTACGAGTTTTCTCTCAGCCTGGTCTGGTCGGTTAGTGATGGTTTGATTGGTGACCCTTTGTTTACGAATCTCGTCAATCAGAGATGAGAGCATTCCTCGAAATTCGGTCATTTCTTCTCGAGTTTGTGCTAGAGGGGTCGGCGAAATTGGTCTGGATTGAGATCGGGTCAGGTCATCGGTGGATTGTCTGTCTCTGGGACGGTTCCAGACTCGAGCTCTGACTCGTTATGGGATGGATGTCTGATTGATCGAAAGAGATCGATCTTGACTTGAAGTCGCGATCAGAGGGATTTGTTGCGTCTAGGTTGTTCCGGTCGCATCATTGGCTCCCGTTAACCCAGTTGGTGTCACTTCGGTCCCCAAGTCGGATCAGATAGGATCGATGTTGTTGACTCTTGAGGGTGTGGTTCCGGTGATTTGGTTGGGATTCATAGTCGCGCTTAGGAAACTTAGTTCGGTTTCTTAGCAAAGATGTTTTTTGTTTATCTTCCCCACAGTCGGCGCCAAaatgtagaacctaaaatctacactaagtatttgatagtgatcggggtttgatctagggaagacaaatAATGTAGGCAacaatatctttagaacacaacgatgttaaaGAGTTTCCAGTAGGtaaaaatggactttattgctgaataagatcgaatacaatgagttGAACTAGATCGAGTGATACAAACGAGATTCGTAAAGAAAGAGTCTAAGATCGGGAGGAAAACAAGGTCGATGTAagtgtgtagctctctctagggttttcaacgtgtctTTCTTCATgtctcttctcctttctttataGTAAGTCGACTTCATGATCTCCGTAGCTGCTCTGTGATCTCCGGGATAGCTCCGCGATCTCTGGGGCCTCGACTCCTTTGCTTTTCGAGCTCGATTGCTTGTTATGGGCTTCGGTTCCTTGCGGTCCATAACTCTGATCGCGGCCCATTGATGTATTGACagaaattgggtccaacagtATTGTTTGCCCCTAATCCCAGGTCCCTTGATCTTTCCTATTGATTCAATTCTTGTTCATGATTCAAGAATTTTTCACCCGGTTCACGGCCGCACCGCTACATCTGGGGTTGATCCAGGATCCACAACATTCACTATAAAGTATCGGAAAATACCTCCAATGTGGTTTACAATATCATCACTCTCTCTGTCCTGGGTATACAAACCCTAAAGAGTATACAAGAGATAATACAAGAGAAGTACATAGCTAAGAGTTAAGCCTAGAATACATATCTATATCTAGCTTACTATATCTCTCCAAGAGACGCCATGGAAACACTCTCTGGATGCTTGAGGCTTCTGCCTCCCAGAGACTAGACTTATAGGTTCTTgtacctttttctttttttgtattgCCAGCACTTGACCTAATAGGCTTATTCGATTAGGCCCATAGATTTTATGCGTGTGACTTGTATAAGTCGACCCAGCAAATGAACAAATCTGATGGGCTTGACCAAACCTGACAACAAATCATATGTCATCCTAAAACCATATATTCTAAGCTTTTTGACATTTAATACAAAATGTTAAACTGTTAAAACCAAACAGTTTAATATGATACAGTTTGTGCTGTTTTAGATTGAAGTATAACAAGGCAAAAGTTTATAAGACAAAAACCATGTTGTATTTCATttctatgttattttttttgttttttcgggggatatctgatttttattttttattttttattttttcaaaatttaaaatttagtaatgTTTAAGATGGTCTTTATACTAATTTATGTAGccagataaaaaaattaaaacttgttTGGTATTTtcaataaatcatatataaagaTGGTATAGTTTAACTGATATCCTCCCAtcttaattttggttttatgaattagctgcttttctttttatttttggctTGATAAGTAATGGCCGTAGATTGTGGGGGGGGGGTCGAATGTACGTGACACTGACATCTAACTCTGCTCTTTCTTTTCATGAATTGCAATCAGTGGCTCTCATATCTACAGAACGTACGGGTTAAAGCCAATAAAGCATATAAACAGAATTAAAACTTTATTCTTCCGTCTTCAAAATAATATTCCGTTTAtgaactttcttcttctttttattattcCTACAAACTACTACTCTATTAACTTTAAAAAACCACTTAATCCTCAtaaattgtttgttttctttttaaaatagcAAAAGTCAGATACCTCtttaatcaacaaaacaaactgTAGCTtcagggatttttttttaaaacaagccatctaaattatcaaattaataGAGTAATAAAATCTCAAACAAACAAATTTCAGGCTTTACATCCTATAACAGTTTGATTTATTCTTCAAATTCTGTAACAAATAGTgagattttttataaacaaagaGTGTTCTCTTCAAacaaatttaaatgtttatataattttgttttctcctttctcatttttttttaaattttcttattttttgttaataggAAGAAACAGGATTGTTGATTACGAGACAAGCGGAAGCCATCCAAGTACACTTTTCCTCTTCACAGAGAATCTATCGGAAAAGAAAACTGAAAGTGGATGGGACCCACCTCGATCGAGATCCAATCGTTACACACACGCGCGAAGCTTCAACCGGGACCCATCATCTAGTTGGTTGTGTTTATAAAAAGACTTTCCGGTTACATTACTACTTGCTTGCTTGGTTCGTATGTAGTATgtactgtattttttttttgggtaaaatgttCGATTTAttataccaaaattttaatttttttacaaaaaaatacagAGAAACTAATAACAGAATTGCAAAAATTAAATCTAAACACTAAGCAATATACAAAGACGGGAGCTCGACTTAGGCAAAAAATGAAGTCAAAGCAACAGAAGAAAACGAAGCAAGCTCGGACCAAGGAGACGGAAACGAAGCGGGAAGGCTCAACGGTTGCCACGAGTCTGAGAGAAAAACGCCATCAAACCTTGGATGCATGGTGCATACAGCTTCCTAGAGACCCACATAACACAAACTAGTCCAAAGAATCACAAGCATCGACTAACTCACCACATGGCACAAACTACAACCGGCGACACAAGGTTGCAACACCATCTGACGATGCCGTTGTATGAGTGGAAGAATCCTTCCAAATCCGCCTTTCGTGACCGTATATGCCTTCTTAACCGAAAACCCATATAAAACAAAGAGACTGAATGGGTACATACCTCCGAAACAGCTAACCTCGAGCGAGAACACACTAACCAAGAGCATAATTGTTAGCATGTCACTAATAAAGACAATCACTACAACCCTCAACAAAGAAAATGTACTTGTAAGAAACACAAAGAGAAAAGACAGGGGCGCAGAGAGCCACACCGCCAGTAACTCAGGTTCTGAAGTGCAGAGCTAAAACTAACCACAAAGCATCGTCCTTGAACACCCCTATGAGGAGGGTCGAGACCCATCCTCAGAAGACTCCACGCTACCCACCACCAGTGAAAAACGAAACCCTAGCTCGAGACCGAGCAGAACAGCTCCAATCGGACCCTGGAAGAAACACATCCTCATAACAGTTACACGCCACACTAAAGGAGGAGAGAATACCTCGGAGAGGCCGCTGACGTCTCATGCGCCACCTGCCATGAAGAGCTGAAACGAGATATGAAAATCTTACCAGATAGAGACCGCCATCGAAAGAGGAGATAGGTGCGACGAGGCGAACACTATCCTCAAGCACCATCCACGGCTCTCGGCCATCCACAGCACCGAGAGCCTCCTAAATCTACAACAGGAGCTCTAGATCTGAGCCAGACGAGTTCGACTCGTCAAGTTACCCTCCGTCGGAGTAAAGAGACAATAAAAGTGTATAGATTTTTCTAGAAAAAGGCGAGAGAATAAAAGTTTAGAGAGAGTATCTCTGACGACCTCAATGTTTTGATCGTTTGAAATTGTTAATAttacgatttttttttgttttgtttttgttttaaattatatcatctttttatattttaagatggTATAGTTAAAAAAACTCAGTTTTAAAAAGTATCTGATTTATAtcatctttaaaaaatattgtatagttTAAGATGCTATAGTTTAAGAAATTAAACTATACCATCTTTATatctgatttatatttttcttacttatcttttcaatttttttaattttttctacgCTTTTAATCTTGGAATATTCTGCAAAACTACCCTACGATTTTGTTGGATTggatcataacaaaaaaaaattagaaaagaagAACACTCAAGACAAAACAAAATCGTTCTAATGTACTTTGAGGTCCCAACAAAAGAAAACTCTCCATCTTGTCAGTCACAACCTTTGAACTGCTCTCGAGATCTCTCTCTTACCTTTTTCGTGTTTCTGCTACACTTCTTTTGTTCTGAGATTCCAAGGTTCTTCTTCTacagaaattaaataaattattcactAATTAAATCCCATTTTGACAATTCTCTCCTCGAAACTCGCCTTCCCTTTTCTATATATATCGTTTTTATCACTCAAAAGACTCAAAAACCAGATTACTAACTAGGAAGAGAGATAGCGATGGCGGCTTCAGCATCTGAACGTCCTCAATTCATATCGAGTAACGGTGGGAACAGAAGCTTCTCCAACGCTCCACTCATCGACAACTCTGACCCTAATCAGATTATTGTCCCCGAGGTTTGGCTTTTTATAATCcctttaaaatattaatctctAGATTTACGTCCCTTGAATAGTTTGTAGATTTTGCATGTGTTCTAATCTTCTAAAAAGTCATAGGTGTTCGATTGATTTGTTATATCACTAGTTAACTGAGTTAATCCAAATCCAGTTACAGTTGTTTCGGAGTCAAGAAATATCCCTGTCCGAGTCAACAAAACCACACCAAATCTAGATTTGATTTGTTTGATTAATaactttatttgattttttttctgaatatgTTTGCAGAAAAAGAGCTGGAAGAATTTCTTTGCATACTTAGGACCTGGGTTTCTTGTTTCAATCGCATATATTGATCCTGGAAACTGTAAGATCATCATCTTTTAATATCATTTTCAGTAATTATAGATTATTAATGCCTAACTCTATAAATATCATTCTTGTGTGTTTGCAGTTGAGACTGATCTTCAAGCAGGAGCACAATACAAGTATGAGGTGGGTAActcttttatagttttagatttatttaaaaaaatatatatatatattattgatttCTTTGTAACAAAAACAGTTACTTTGGATCATATTGGTGGCTTCTTGTGCCGCTTTGGTGATTCAATCTCTGGCTGCAAATCTTGGTGTTGTCACAGGTTTAACAAAAGTTTTACTCTTTGCTTCTAAGTTGTTACACATCAACTTTGCTAAATCCATTTGGCTTATATGATCATCACAGGAAAACATTTGGCTGAGCACTGTAGAGCTGAATACTCCAAAGTTCCAAACTTTTTGCTATGGGTTGTTGCAGAAATTGCAGTAGTTGCTTGTGACATTCCAGAAGGTACCAActttctttactgttgtttCAAATAACGCTTCTCTAATCAAATATCTCTGCTTGTGCGTATTGTCATAATCTGTTTCGTTTCTACAGTTATTGGAACAGCTTTTGCTCTGAACATGCTCTTTCGCATACCTGTTTGGATTGGTGTTCTTCTCACAGGCTTAAGTACACTGATGCTTCTTGCACTTCAACAATACggggtattttttttttttttttaaataactttaaTCATTTTAATTTCACTGTGCTATGGTTGGTCAACTCTTATGTGGTGAGATATACAGGTGAGAAAGCTGGAGTTCTTGATTGCATTTCTGGTGTTCACAATTGCTCTATGCTTTGTCATTGAGCTACACTACTCAAAACCAGACCCAGGAGAAGTCCTACATGGTCTCTTTGTTCCACAACTCAAAGGAAATGGTGCAACTGGTCTTGCAATCTCTTTGCTTGGAGCCATGGTTATGCCGTAAGCtcactcactctctctctcgtcACCCATCTTCATAAAAACTTTCTTTATAACAACCACTCCTTTATTCCACAGGCACAATCTCTTCCTCCACTCTGCGTTGGTTCTCTCCAGGAAAATCCCACGTTCATCTACTGGGATCAAGGAGGCTTGCAGGTTTTACTTGATAGAAAGCGGATTGGCTCTAATGATAGCCTTTCTTATAAACGTCTCAGTGATATCAGTAAGTGGTGCTGTTTGTAATGCCCCTGACCTAACCCCCGAAGACCGTGCTAAATGTGAGGATTTGGACTTGAACAAGGCTTCGTTTCTGCTACGAGTAAGTGTCTTGCTTGCTTACTTGCCTTATGCTTTTGTTTCAGAACATTAAAGCTTTTTTGTTGCATCTTCTGTTTTGAAACAGAACGTGGTGGGTAAATGGAGCTCAAAGCTATTCGCCATCGCGCTTCTTGCTTCAGGGCAGAGCTCAACTATAACTGGAACTTATGCTGGGCAATACGTGATGCAAGGGTTTCTTGATCTAAGACTCGAGCCATGGCTCAGAAACTTGTTAACTAGATGTTTAGCTATTATCCCTAGTCTAATAGTTGCTCTCATCGGTGGTTCTGCTGGAGCTGGAAAGTTAATCATCATTGCCTCGGTACACACAATCATATCCCATTTCTAATCATATACTCCTCTGTTTCAtactaattaattatatattacgaaatctactttttcttaaaagtaacaccaaaaatttaatttaaatttaatttctttaattattaatgaaaataataaaaagaatacaGTTTTTGAGTATgtgaaaacatcttatattatgaaacaaaagaatCACATAAACATTGTATTTATTGAAACAGAGAGGTTATATATGACTTACTACACCTTATG encodes:
- the LOC106381556 gene encoding metal transporter Nramp1 produces the protein MAASASERPQFISSNGGNRSFSNAPLIDNSDPNQIIVPEKKSWKNFFAYLGPGFLVSIAYIDPGNFETDLQAGAQYKYELLWIILVASCAALVIQSLAANLGVVTGKHLAEHCRAEYSKVPNFLLWVVAEIAVVACDIPEVIGTAFALNMLFRIPVWIGVLLTGLSTLMLLALQQYGVRKLEFLIAFLVFTIALCFVIELHYSKPDPGEVLHGLFVPQLKGNGATGLAISLLGAMVMPHNLFLHSALVLSRKIPRSSTGIKEACRFYLIESGLALMIAFLINVSVISVSGAVCNAPDLTPEDRAKCEDLDLNKASFLLRNVVGKWSSKLFAIALLASGQSSTITGTYAGQYVMQGFLDLRLEPWLRNLLTRCLAIIPSLIVALIGGSAGAGKLIIIASMILSFELPFALVPLLKFTSCKTKMGSHVNHMAITTLTWVIGALIMGINIYYIVSSFTKLLIHSHMKLALVIFCGILGFSGIAIYLASIAYLVFRKNRKAIPLLASTNSQTVETLPRQDIVDMQLHGKAAASDLD